The genomic stretch TGAATATATTGTTGCTAGAAAAAGTGTAAAAGCATATATGGAAGAACCTATTGAAGTTGAGGTTAATTCTATAACAACTACCAACTCACAAAAATTATATTTAAATAATCAAGATGCTAACAAAATTAAAGGAAAAAGAGTTGTATTAATTGATGATGTCATTTCAACTGGACAATCTTTAAAAGCACTTGAAAGATTAGTTGAAAAAGCTGGAGCAAATGTTGTAGCAAAGGCTGCTATACTTGCAGAAGGAGATGCTAAGGATAGAAAGGATATTATCTTCCTTGAAGCATTACCAACATTCTAATAAATATTTCAGTTAAAATTAAATAATATTTATAAATTGTTGTGAATTATATTTGCAACAATTTTTTTATTATCTAACATTAATTTTTATTATGAAAAATATAAAATAAATATATTTTACAAATAATAAATAAGTTATAGAATTTAGCTAAGGTAATTAAATAATTAGGAGGTTTTAGATATGCCAAAAGAAAAAGTTAAACCATCGCTTTTTGTAGCAGTATTGCCATTTATTTTTATAATTATATTTATGTTACTAGGAACTTTAGTCTTTGGTTCTCCTGCTCAAATTCCATTAATTTTAGGAATTGCAGTTACTTGTATCATAGGACATTTTCTAGGTTACTCCTATGAAGAAATTGAAGATTCTATGATAGAAACTAATAAAATGGGTTTACAAGCTAATTTTATTATGTTGATTGTAGGTTGTTTAATTGGTTCTTGGATAGTAGGTGGAGTTGTTCCAGGTATGATATATTATGGTTTAAAATTATTTACTCCTAGAATATTTCTAATTATCTTACCTGTTATGTGTGCAATAATAAGTGTGTCAACTGGAAGTGCATGGACAACAGCTGGTACTATGGGAACTGCTGCTATGGGAATTGGAGTAGGAATGGGTATCCCTGCACCATTAGTTGCAGGTGCTGTTGTGAGTGGAGCTTCTTTTGGAGATAAACTATCACCACTTTCTGATAGTACAAACCTTGCTGCTGCTACAGCAGAAGCAGGATTATTTGACCACGTAAGACATATGTTAAAAACAACCATTCCAAGTTTTTTAATTGCTCTCCTAATATTTGCTTTTTTAGGTAGAAATTTTGGAAGTGCTAATATAGATAACCATGCAATAGAAAATATTACAACAACAATAGCTAATAATTTTAAGATTACTCCTTTAATATTTATTCCACCAATTATAATAATAGTTGTAATATTTTTAAAAGTTCCTCCTGTTCCAGGAATGTTAATTGGTACTCTTGCAGGTGTAGGTATGTGCTTCTATCAAGGTGTAGACTTAACAACTATACTTGCTGCATTATATGAAGGACCTAGTATAGAAACTGGCAATGCCATTGTTGATAAATTACTAAATAGAGGTGGCTTACTTTTCATGATGGAAACTATCTCTCTTGTAATGTGTGCCTTGGCATTTGGTGGTGCTATAAAATCAATAGGTTGTATTGACACAATAATTGAAGCTGTTTTAAAACACTTAAGAAGAAGAGGTTCAATAATTACTTCAAATGTTCTTATGTGTATCTTATGTAACTTTGCAGCAGCAGATCAATATATGTCAATAGTCATTCCAGGACAAATGTATAAGAAGGTCTATAAAAAATTGAATCTTGCTCCTGAAAATCTATCAAGAACTCTTGAAGATGCTGGAACATTAACATCTGGACTTGTACCTTGGTCTACTTGTGGGGCTGTTTATTTAGCAACTCTAGGAGTAAGTGCTTTCCAATATGGTAGATACCATATTTTAGGTTTAGTAAATCCAATAGTGGCTATAGTTTATGCTTATCTTTTGATTTTCTTAAATCCTCTTGATAAATCAAAACCAATAAAAGATAGATTGACAGATGAAGATTTAAAAGAATTATAAAATAAATAAAGAGGTTATCACAAAAAATGTGAAATTTAATTCATAAGTTTGTAACAACCTCTTTTTATTTTTTTTACTCGTTATAATAACTATCTCCATCAAGAACTACCATTGATACTGTTCCATTTGATTTTAAAACATAGAAGAAGCTATGTTTTACAATAGTACCATCATCATATTTTAATGTTAAATCTCCATTATTTATAGTATATGTTCCTGATTCTCTACTTGAACTAGCAGAACCTCCTCCAACAGAAGCAGAAGAAACAGAAGAAAATGAACTTGAAGATTCAATAAATCTATTTCCTTCAAACTTTATATATCCTCTTGAACCTGAGCCATAAACTCCTGTTGTAGCATTTCCATTTACAAAGCCCACATAAAAACTATATACACCATCAGGTATTTTATTTTTTGGAATAACTGCTTTAAACAAATAATGACTTCCAGGAGCATATATTGCACCAGTTGTTGCTGGATTTCCATCATAAGTATAAGTATTTTTTTCTCCATTTTTCTTATCTGTTGTAATAATATCTTTTCCACTTATTACATAAGTTCCATCAACATTTGTTTTCCAATCTTTCCCTAGTGAATAACTAAATGTTCCATCATCTCTAAGATAAATTCCATCATCATATCCTGAAAAATCAGTTCCTACAAATATACCTCTTCCTGGCTTCGTTGCTACTGATTTTGATTGACCAGATTTTGTTGTAGACTTACTTGTAGTTGTAGTTCCTCCTACCTTACTAAATATAAATATAATTCCTGTATCTTGTATATATTTAGCTTTACCATTGTTTATAATAAGTTCGGCATGTTTTGAGCCATCATTTGCCAAAAGAATATATCTTCCATTTCCTTGACTTTGCATTTTGGAATTACCAGTAGCTACTTTACAAGAACTCCCTTCTACATAACTTAAACTAACAGTTGCTATTGAACCATTAATTTCTATGTATGAATCCTTATAGCAATCTTGTCTAGTAACATCTACTGTTTGCCCTTGTGTTGTTATTGATTCAACCTTATATCTTTCCCCTGCAAAAGAGAAAACAGATACTAAGAAAAATACTATCAACATAAGAAATTTTATTCCAAATCTTAAACTCATAGAATACCTCCTACTTTTTTATTTTTACAAATATTTTAATTTGTAAAATTATATTTTAAGTATAGCATATTTTTAAAAAATTTAATATTCTTTTTTAATTTCAAGTATTTTCATATTTTTTTATAGCTTCTTGATATTCTTTTATTATATCTTCTCTCAATGAATCAGGCTCTAATATTTCAGCTTCTTTTGAGAAACCTCTAAAATACATCTTTGCTTGTTCTTCTGATGTTTCAAAATAATAAATATCTTTTTCATTTTTTATTAGTTTTGGTCTATATTCAGTAAAAGTTTTTAATAAACTCTCTCCTAAGGTTGTCAATTTAACCTTTATAGTTGTAGCCTTTCCTAAAAACGGATCATACTTCTTCTTCATACTCTCTATGAACTTTTTATCTCTTTTCTTCATTTTTTCAGGTAATATAGCCACTATTTCCATTTCTTTTAATTTATAGTTTTGATAAGAATTTAATTTTTCAACATAACAAAATAAGAAGTTTTCATTTCCTTTATCTTCCCTACGAATAAAGATTGGGTCTATATCAATGATTTCAGAAAAATATCTTATTTTTAATTTATTTTCATCTTTTATGGCATCTAATATAGATTTTAACTTATCTTCATAAATAAATAATTCTCTTTGGTACTTAAATTTTGAGCAGTATATTTCAAATAATTCTCTAAAATATTCTGCTTCAATTTCTACTTCATTAGATTTTAAAATATCATAATATATCTCTTTGTTATTGTCATTTAAGTCAAATTGAATAATCTTTTTATGTGTTCTTCCTTGGGCTTGAAGTACTTTTTCTGTTTCAATTTTTCTATTAAATTTTAATTTTTCTAAAATATAATTACAGAATTTATTGTTATTTATTCCAAAATCCTCTTGGTCTATTTTTATTATATCCCAGACATCTTCAGGAACTGTAACTCTTATTTTTTTCAAAACTTCTCACCTCCACAGAAAAATTTTATAACCTTATTATACAAAAATAACACCTGCTGTAACAAGTGTTATTTTTTATTTTTACATCACATCTGAGTAAGTTGCTTTCTTTTGGAAGATTTCCATTAATACATCTTGTGTCAACTCTTCTTTTTCTTTTCCCTTTATATCTAAAATAATTTCTCCATTATGAAGCATAATTAAACGATTTCCATATCTTATAGCATCTTGTAAATTATGAGTTATCATAAGAGTAGGAATTTCAGATTTTTTAACTATTTCTTCTGTTTTATCCATAATTATTTTTGAAGTCTTAGGGTCTAGGGCAGCTGTATGTTCATCAAGCAATAAAACCTTTGGTTGATTTAAAGTTGCCATTATTAATGCAAGACATTGTCTTTGTCCACCTGATAGATATTGAACTTCTGTATCAAGTAAATTTTCTAGACCTAAATCTAACTCTTTTAATAAACTCATATAGTATTCTTTTCTTGAATAATTTAAACCTAAACTTAAACCAAATATTTTTCCCTTATTATCTGCCATAGATAAATTTTCAAATATAGTCATAGAAGGAGCTGTTCCTAATGCTGGATTTTGATAAACTTTAGATATGAATTCTCCTCTTTTATGCTTAGCTAAATTATTTATATTTTTCCCATCAACTTCTATATAGCCATCATCTAAATCTATGTTTCCACTAATAGTATTAAGTAGAGTAGTTTTTCCTGCTCCATTACTTCCTATAACTGAGATAAAATCCCCTTGATTTATTTCTAAATTTAATCCATTAAATATGGCTTTTTCTTCACCTAATGCAGAATAAAATGTCTTTTTAATATTTGATATATTTATCATAGTTATTTTCTCCTTTTATCTTTTTGCTTTTGTATCCACAAAATTACAATTACAATTATAGAAGTAATTAATTTTAAATCACTTGCATCCATACCCATAGATAAAGTTACTGCTATAACTCCTCTATACAGTATTGAACCAATTATTACTATTGTAGTCCCTGCCAATCTTCTTCTTTTTCCAAATAAAGTATCTCCAATTATTATTGAGGCAAGCCCTATAACTATAATTCCTGTTCCCATTCCTACATCAGCAAAACCTTGATATTGTGCAAGTACAGCTCCTGAGAAAGCTACAAAAACATTTGCTATCATAAGTCCATATATTTTATATTTCTCTTCATTTACGCCCAAAGACACAATTAAATTTTCATTATCTCCTAATGCTTTTAAAGCAAAGCCAAACTTTGTTTTTAACAAATAATCTAAAAGAAATTTACTTATTAAAATTAAAACTACAATAGTTATCATCATTGAATATTCAGTATTAAATATATTATCTTCCTCAAATAATGGTATATTTGACTTTCCCATAACTCTTAAATTTACACTATATAGAGCAGTCATAACTAAAATTCCTGCAAGTAAATCTTTAACTTTTAATTTCACATGGATAAGTCCTGTTATCGCTCCTGCTGCTGCTCCAGCAATAAGTGCAACTAACAATGTTAAATATGGATTTACTCCTAAAGTCAATAACTTTGCTGAAATTGCTGCTCCCAAAGGGAAAGTTCCATCAACTGTCATATCTGGAAAGTTTAATATTCTAAAAGATATATAAACTCCTAAAACCATTATTGCAAATATTAAACTCTGCTCTATCGTAGCCTGTAACATTTTTTCTACTCCTTCTACTATTTACTTTTTCTTTGAAAATAGATTTGTCATATTAGAATTAGAACTAATACTTTTCTTGAAAACAAAATAAAATAATCTTAAATGAAACTACTGCGACGTCCATTAATGTTTGGAGAGCCTTTTATTGAGCTCGAAAAAACATTAATGGCTGCCAAGTAGTTGAAGTTTATTTGTAGAAAATTTTTAAATTCCTATTTCAAGAAAAGTTATAATGTAAACTTGATTGATAAATCTATTTTAATACTTTACTGCATTTTTTAACTTAGGATTATCAAGTGATATATTATATTTTTTAGCTATTTTTTCATTTACAACCAAAGTTGTTTGTTTTAAAGTTTCTACTGGAATATCTTTAGGATTTTTTCCATTTAAAACATCTATTACTCTTTCTCCTGTTTGATATCCTAATTTTTCATAATCTATACTTTCTGTTGCCAAAGCTCCTTTTTCTACAATATCATTTGTTGAAGCTATAACTGGTACATTCTTTTTATTAGCTTTTTGTATAACTAAACTAGCTGATGAATATACTAAATTGTCAGTTGGTATATATAGGACATCTATTTGACCTAATAAAGAATCTATTGCTAAATTAATATCATTTACTGAACTAACACCTTTTTCTACAACAGTAAGTCCTTTTACTTTTGCAATTCCTTTAAATTTTTCTAACAATAATAATGAGTTTTGTTCACTAGGATTATATAGAAATCCTACTTTCTTTGCATTTGGAAGTAGAGTTTTAATAAGCTCTGCTTGTTTATCCAAAGGTGACATATCAGAAGTCCCTGTTATATTATTCCCTTTTAATCCTGCACTAGCTCCATCTGTTACTGCTGTATAAACTATTGGTATAGTCTTTGTTGCATTAAGTGCAGCTTGGGCACTTGGAGTTGATATTGCAATTATTACATCTTTTTTAGATGAGGCATAAGATTTAGCAATTAGTTGTGCTGTTCCAAAATCTCCTTGTGCTGATTGATATTCTATTTTTATATTTTTTCCTTTTCCCTTTTCTTTTAAAGCCTTTTCAACACCTTTTCTTGCAGCATCTAATGATGGATGTTCAACTATTTGTGTAATTCCTACTTTAATTTCTTTTTCAGCTGCCACTGATAAAGTTGTTAAACCTAACATCAATCCTAATATAGTTAATAATTTTTTCATCTTTCTTTCCTCCTGCTTTATTTATTGCAAGCATTTTAACATAGTTAGTATAGAAAATGTAGATAACAATTAAAAAATATATTTGTTCTATTTCAAAAAAATATTTCCTTTATTTTCAATGCTTCTCTTAAAATTATTTTAAAAAGTTTGTAGGTACTTAACTGAAAGAATGAATAAAAGTTTGTTAGAAAATTAAAAAAAGCCTGTTAATAAATAACAGGCTTTAATATTTTAAGATTGAGTAAATCTTAGAATAATCCAGAGATAACTCCATTTTCATCAATATCAATTACTTCTGCTGATGGTTTCTTAGGTAATCCTGGCATATCTATGATATCTCCTGCCATAGCTATAACGAATCCTGCTCCAACAGCTAGACGAAGATCATTTATAGTTACTTTAAATCCAGTAGGTTTTCCTAATAATGCTGGATTATCAGAAATTGATTTTTGAGTTTTTGACATACATACTGGAAGTTTTTCTAAACCTTCAGCTGCTATTGTATCAAATACTTTTTTAGTTGCAGGTGCGAATACAACTCCATCTGCTCCATAGATTTCTTTACAGATTTTTTCTATTTTTTCTTTAACAGTTAAGTTTATGTCATAGAAATAATCAAATTCAGTTTTATTTCCATCTATTGCTCTTAAAACTTTTTCAGCAAGGTCTTTTCCACCTTCTCCACCTTTTGCCCAAACTTCACATAGAGAAACTTCTGCTCCTCTTTCATTACAGAATTTTTCTATCATAGCTATTTGTTCATCAGTGTCTGTTACGAACTTGTTAATTGCAACAACTAATGGTAATTTATATTTATTTTTAATATTATCTATATGTTTATCTAAGTTTTCTAATCCTGCTTTTAAGTCACCTTTTCCGTGGTGTTCTAATGCTCTAACTGTTGCAACTATAACAGCACAATCAGGTTTTAATCCACCAAGTCTACATTTGATGTCTATGAATTTTTCTGCTCCTAGGTCAGCAGCAAATCCTGCTTCTGTAACAACATAGTCAGTTAATTTTAATGCCATTTTTGTAGCAAGTATTGAGTTACATCCATGAGCTATATTTGCAAATGGTCCTCCATGGATAAATACTGGAGTATTTTCTAATGTTTGAACCAAGTTAGGTTTTATAGCATCTTTAAGAAGTGCTGCAACTGCTACTTCTATATGTAAATCTCCAACTCTTAATAATTTTCCTTCTAATGAAGTACCAAAAACTATATTTTTAATTTTTTCTTTTAATTCAGTTATTGAGTTAGATAAGCAAAGTATTGCCATTATTTCAGATCCAACTGTAATTTGGAAAGAATCTTGTCTTGGATATCCGTTAGCTTTTCCACCAAGTCCTATAACAATGTTTCTAAGAGCTCTGTCGTTCATGTCCACAACTCTTTTCCAAGTTATTTTAGTTATATCAATTCCTAATGCATTTCCAGAATTGATATGGTTATCTATACAAGCAGAGATTAAGTTATGAGCTATACCTATTGCATGCATATCTCCAGTGAAATGTAGGTTGATATCTTCCATAGGAACAACTTGAGCATATCCTCCACCTGCTGCTCCACCTTTCATTCCAAATACTGGTCCTAAAGATGGTTCTCTTATAGCTGCTGAAGATAATTTACCAATTTTATTTAAAGCTTGTGTAAGTCCTATAGTTACAGTAGATTTCCCTTCTCCTGCTGGAGTAGGTGTTATTGCTGTTACTAAAATTAATTTTCCGTTAGGTCTTTTGTTCTTTTGAAGAACATCTAAATTAATCTTAGCTTTATATTTTCCATATTGTTCTATATCGTCCTCTGTTAACCCTAATCTCTTAGCGATTTCTACAATGTTTTCCTTTTGAGCTGCTTGTGCAATTTGAATATCAGTCATTCTCTAAAACCTCCTGAATTTATTAGTTTAGTAAAATTACTTATTTCACACGATTATTAAAATGACTTTAAAAATTAATAAAAAAATAATTTTACATCTACAATATAATAACAGTTATTTAATCTAATTTCAACTAAATTTTTTAAAATTATAAAATTTTTATTTAAATGTAATAAAACCACCATCATTTGTAATAGTTCTATACCATAATGACAAATTAATCTTCATTAATTCTTTATCATCTATTATATTTAAAAAGTATTCTTCATTTTCTTTAAATATTTCTACAACTAAAACCCAATGCCATTTATCTAAATTATTTTCTTCACCATTACATAGATTTAAAAAGGCAATAGATCTATCTTCTAAAAGTTCTTTTTCTATAAATTCTATAATTTTATTTAAACTAGGTTTATCTTTTACATCTACATTGATATAGTCTATTGTTACTTCTTTTGCATTATAATAATTTTTAATTCCATCATAGAATAATTTTATTGAATTAAGACCTTGCTCAGTGGGTAAGAGATAAAACCACAATTCCTCCATTATTTTTAAGGCATCTGAAATCCCAATTTCTTTAAAACTATCTATTTGATTATAGTAACTTATTATGCTTGATGCTACTGTTGCTCCACAACCTGCCTTTTGTTGCCATATATCTTTATACCACTCTTGTGAAAAACCATAATAAATCTTTTCATTATCTTTAACTTTCAAAAAATCTATATTTTTTATTTTTGCTTTCATCTTTTCTCACCCCTTATAGCTATTAAATTTTATCTATATATTATCACAATTTTTTAATATTTTTTATTTTTATGTTATAATTTTAAAAATACATTTTAAAAGAGGGAAGATATATGAATAAACAAAAATTGATAAAATTTTTTGATCATAAAGAAGAATTTGCTCCTAATGAAAGACTTTGGTTATTTTGCATGTTAATGTTAATTGCTGGTTTCTGGGGTGGATTTACTTACTCATTAAGAGGAAGAGTTTTTGTAAATGCTCAAACAGGTAACTTGGTATTTTTATCATTAGGTATTGCTTCTTGGGATACTTCCTTAATAAAAAATGCTCTTGCTACATTTTTAGCTTACTTCTGTGGAATAATTACAGCTGAATTTATTTCAAAAGAAATCAACAAAATCTCTTTTCTTATTTGGGAAAGAATTTTACTATTTTTCAGTCTTATTGTAACTATTTGTTTAGGTTTTATTCCTGAAACTGCTCCTTTTGAATTTACAAATTTTAGTATAGCTTTTACAGCTGCAATGCAATTTAATACTTTTGAAAAGGCACATGGAATGGGAATGGCTACTCCATTTTGTACTAACCATGTAAAACAAGCTTCTGCTAATTTTGTTAGATTTTTAAAAACAAGAGATAGTAATAAATTAAGAATTTCTTTAAGTCATTTAAGTATGATTCTATCTTTTATTACAGGTGCAACATTGTCAATATTCTTAGGAAGATTTTTCTTTGGAAAAGCTATCTGGTTATCTTCAGTATTTATAGTTATAACCTTATATTTCTTTTCAAAATCTTTAAAAACTTACAAAGCTAAAAAATTAAGATAAAGAAAAAACCACAAGAATGAGGGGTCACTTGTGGTTTTTTTATCTATATTAACTTTATTAGGGTGGGTAATATAACTATTAGAAATCTTTTTTATCTCTTAAAATTGCTCCTGTATTTGCATCTATAAGGAATTCTCTATCCATAAATCCTTCTGCAATTTCTACATCATATACTAATACTCCATTTTTATGTTTTAATTCTATTTCTTTAAATTTTCCATTTTTAGAATTTTTTAATGCTATTTCTTTTGCTTGTTCATAAGAAATTTTTGGATTATTTACTGAATTATTATTTCCATAATTCTTTTGTTCATGTTCTAACTTTACTATTGCTCCTGTTTCCGCATCTATTTCATAATCTTTTTCAATATTTCCATTCATTACTTCTATTTCATAAACCATTCTTCCATTTTCTCTATCTAATTTAAACTTTGTTATTTGTCCACCTTGTGCTTCTTTTAAAGCTATGTCCTTTGCTTGTTGTTCACTTATTGCTGCTAAAACACTTGTTGAAAATCCTATACTTCCTAAAATAATTGCTCCTACTATTAATAATTTTTTCATTTAAATCTTCTCCTCTTTTTTGTTTTATTTTTTATTTTTACCAATTTTTATTTTTCATCTTTTATATTCTTATTATACTTGATGATTATGAATAAAAAATGAATTTTTTGTTTTGCTTTCGACATTCATCTTTTATATTTTTATTATAAGCTATAATTATGAATTAAAGATGAACATTTTTTATCTATTTTATGGATTAAGAAAAACTTTTTACAATTTCTCTTAATTTCTTGTATATCTAGTGTATAGAATAAAAATGAATACACTTTATCTTTAAAATATCCTATCTTAGTTGTTGATTTTAACATATCAAGATATTCTCTATAATAACTTGGTGGAATAATACTATTAGAAATCTTTTTTATCTTTTAAAATTGCTCCTGTATTTGCATCTATAAGGAACTCTCTATCCATGAATCCTTCTGCAATTTCTACATCATATACTAATACTCCATTTCTATGTTTTAATTCTATTTCTTTGAATTTTCCATTTTTAGAATTTTTTAATGCTATTTCTTTAGCTTTATCATAAGAAATTTTTGGATTATTTACTGAATTATTATTTCCATGATTCTTTTGTTCTTGTTCTAATTTTACTATTGCTCCTGTTTCAGCATCTATTTCATAGTCTTTTTCAATATTTCCATTCATTACTTCTATTTCATAAACCATTCTTCCATTTTCACTATCCAATTTAAACTTTGTTATTTGTCCACCTTGTGCTTCTTTTAAAGCTATGTCCTTTGCTTGTTGTTCACTTATTGCTCCTAAGGCAGTTGTTGAAAACCCTATGCTTCCTAAAATAATTGCTCCTACTATTAATAATTTTTTCATTAAAATACTCTCCTCTTTTTGTTTTATTTTTACTTAACTTAATTTTTTATCTTTTATATTCTTATTATACTTAATGATTATGAATAAAAAATGAATTTTTTGTTTTATTTTCGATAATTATCTTTTATATTTTTATTGCAAGCTATAATTATGAATTAAAGATGAACATTTTTTATCTATTTTATGGATTAAGAAAAACTTTTTACAGTCTCTCTTAATCTCTTATATGCCTAGTATATAGAATAAAAATGAATACCGAATGAATATACTTTATATTTTTTTTATTAAATTTTTATATAAAAATAGTGATGATAAAAACTTTTTTCTACCAACACTATTTAGCATAGTTTTTAGTTCTATTTCTTTACAATATTATAGAATTTCTTTTTACCTAATTTTAAAAGCCCTAAAGTATTTTCATTTAAAGAACTTAACATCTGTGACTTTTTCATCATTTAAAGACATTCCATTTTGTTCTATAAGTCTTCTTCCTTCACTTTTAGTTTTTATAATTTTTCTGTCAACTAAAACATCTAGTAATTCTTTTGAAAAATCTTCATCTGTTACTTCAATTTTTGGTGCATTATCTAAATTATTTCCACTTCCAAATAATGCTTCTGTTGCCTCTTTAGCCTTTGTAGCTTCTTCTTCTCCATGGATAATTTTTGTTACTTCATAAGCTAGGACTTTTTTAGCTTCATTTATTTCAGCATCTTTTAATGCTCCAAGTCTTCTAACTTCATCCATAGGTAAGAAAGTTAAAAGTGCTAGACAATTTTCAACATCTTGGTCATCCACATTTCTCCAATATTGATAAAATTCATAAGGAGTAGTCTTTTTAGGGTCTAACCACAATGCTCCCTTAGCTGTTTTACCCATTTTCTTTCCTTCACTATTAGTTAGTAAAGTACAAGTCATGGCATAAGCTGGTTTTCTATCTTTTCTTCTTAGTAACTCAACACCTGCTATCATATTTGACCATTGGTCATCTCCACCTAATTGCATAGTACAATTATATTTATGATTTAAAACATAAAAATCATAAGCTTGCATTATCATATAGTTAAATTCTAAGAAAGATAATCCATTTTCCATTCGTGACTTATAACATTCCGCCGCAAGCATTCTGTTTACTGAAAAATGTTCTCCAACATCCCTTAAAAATTCAATATAGTTTAGGTTTCTTAACCAATCAGCATTATTTGCAAGTATAGCTTTATCATCTGAAAAATCTATAAATTTTTGCATTTGTTTTTTAATACATTCAACATTATGATCTATCATTTCAACAGTCATCATAGTTCTCATATCACTTCTACCACTTGGGTCACCAACCATTCCAGTTCCCCCACCTGCTAGGGCTATTGGTCTATGCCCGTGTTGTTGCATATGTGCCATAAACATCATTGCAATAAAGTGCCCAACATGTAAACTATCTGCTGTTGGGTCAAAACCTATATAAAAAGTAACTTTTTCCTTAGCAAGAATTTCTTTAATTTCTTCCTCATGTCTAAGTTGCTTTAAATATCCTCTTTCTTTTAGTACATCATATACATTAGCCATTTCTTCCTCCAATTCCTCATACTATATAATATAAAAATAAGTGAGTTATAATTTTTCTTGAAAGCAGCATTAAATAATTTTAAAATAAAACTGCTGCGATGTCCATTATTGTTGAGGGAGCCTTTGTGGAGCTCACGAAACACTAATGGCTATCAAGCAGTTTGCACAAGATACAAAAATTTTAAATAACTATATTTCAAGAAAAATTTATCTAATAATGAACTTTTTTTATATTATTTCTCATCTTTTATAAAATAACAACAAAATCCAACAATTAATGCTGGTACTAACCAAGGTAAACCTAAATTTACAAGTGGTAGTGAATTATAAATATTACTAAATATTTCTGGCAATGCTATTCCAGTTACAGAAATTCCTTCATATAGTCCAATAAGCCCTGATACTAATACAACTCCCTTAAACACATTAGCATTTTTTATATGGA from Fusobacterium hwasookii encodes the following:
- a CDS encoding phosphoribosyltransferase family protein — encoded protein: MKTYTLHVAGLTRELPIIKLSYDLSIASFVILGDTEIVKKTAPMIAKKLPEVDFIVTAEAKGIPLAYEISKILNLDEYIVARKSVKAYMEEPIEVEVNSITTTNSQKLYLNNQDANKIKGKRVVLIDDVISTGQSLKALERLVEKAGANVVAKAAILAEGDAKDRKDIIFLEALPTF
- the nhaC gene encoding Na+/H+ antiporter NhaC, whose product is MPKEKVKPSLFVAVLPFIFIIIFMLLGTLVFGSPAQIPLILGIAVTCIIGHFLGYSYEEIEDSMIETNKMGLQANFIMLIVGCLIGSWIVGGVVPGMIYYGLKLFTPRIFLIILPVMCAIISVSTGSAWTTAGTMGTAAMGIGVGMGIPAPLVAGAVVSGASFGDKLSPLSDSTNLAAATAEAGLFDHVRHMLKTTIPSFLIALLIFAFLGRNFGSANIDNHAIENITTTIANNFKITPLIFIPPIIIIVVIFLKVPPVPGMLIGTLAGVGMCFYQGVDLTTILAALYEGPSIETGNAIVDKLLNRGGLLFMMETISLVMCALAFGGAIKSIGCIDTIIEAVLKHLRRRGSIITSNVLMCILCNFAAADQYMSIVIPGQMYKKVYKKLNLAPENLSRTLEDAGTLTSGLVPWSTCGAVYLATLGVSAFQYGRYHILGLVNPIVAIVYAYLLIFLNPLDKSKPIKDRLTDEDLKEL
- a CDS encoding lipocalin family protein; its protein translation is MSLRFGIKFLMLIVFFLVSVFSFAGERYKVESITTQGQTVDVTRQDCYKDSYIEINGSIATVSLSYVEGSSCKVATGNSKMQSQGNGRYILLANDGSKHAELIINNGKAKYIQDTGIIFIFSKVGGTTTTSKSTTKSGQSKSVATKPGRGIFVGTDFSGYDDGIYLRDDGTFSYSLGKDWKTNVDGTYVISGKDIITTDKKNGEKNTYTYDGNPATTGAIYAPGSHYLFKAVIPKNKIPDGVYSFYVGFVNGNATTGVYGSGSRGYIKFEGNRFIESSSSFSSVSSASVGGGSASSSRESGTYTINNGDLTLKYDDGTIVKHSFFYVLKSNGTVSMVVLDGDSYYNE
- a CDS encoding WYL domain-containing protein — translated: MKKIRVTVPEDVWDIIKIDQEDFGINNNKFCNYILEKLKFNRKIETEKVLQAQGRTHKKIIQFDLNDNNKEIYYDILKSNEVEIEAEYFRELFEIYCSKFKYQRELFIYEDKLKSILDAIKDENKLKIRYFSEIIDIDPIFIRREDKGNENFLFCYVEKLNSYQNYKLKEMEIVAILPEKMKKRDKKFIESMKKKYDPFLGKATTIKVKLTTLGESLLKTFTEYRPKLIKNEKDIYYFETSEEQAKMYFRGFSKEAEILEPDSLREDIIKEYQEAIKKYENT
- a CDS encoding ABC transporter ATP-binding protein: MINISNIKKTFYSALGEEKAIFNGLNLEINQGDFISVIGSNGAGKTTLLNTISGNIDLDDGYIEVDGKNINNLAKHKRGEFISKVYQNPALGTAPSMTIFENLSMADNKGKIFGLSLGLNYSRKEYYMSLLKELDLGLENLLDTEVQYLSGGQRQCLALIMATLNQPKVLLLDEHTAALDPKTSKIIMDKTEEIVKKSEIPTLMITHNLQDAIRYGNRLIMLHNGEIILDIKGKEKEELTQDVLMEIFQKKATYSDVM
- a CDS encoding ABC transporter permease, producing the protein MLQATIEQSLIFAIMVLGVYISFRILNFPDMTVDGTFPLGAAISAKLLTLGVNPYLTLLVALIAGAAAGAITGLIHVKLKVKDLLAGILVMTALYSVNLRVMGKSNIPLFEEDNIFNTEYSMMITIVVLILISKFLLDYLLKTKFGFALKALGDNENLIVSLGVNEEKYKIYGLMIANVFVAFSGAVLAQYQGFADVGMGTGIIVIGLASIIIGDTLFGKRRRLAGTTIVIIGSILYRGVIAVTLSMGMDASDLKLITSIIVIVILWIQKQKDKRRK